One Pleurocapsa sp. PCC 7327 DNA segment encodes these proteins:
- a CDS encoding DUF5132 domain-containing protein has protein sequence MALKIGNFFEELGETLGIPGVVAGLGAVVLAPVVIPAAAKVGKPVAKAAIKGGILAYEKVKSTVAETGEVFEDLIAEVQAEIAEEQSQQVLDPDSASSNPEAN, from the coding sequence ATGGCGTTAAAAATTGGTAATTTCTTTGAAGAGTTAGGCGAAACCCTAGGAATTCCTGGCGTTGTAGCGGGTCTCGGCGCTGTCGTTCTTGCTCCGGTCGTTATTCCTGCTGCTGCTAAAGTTGGCAAACCCGTGGCTAAGGCTGCTATCAAAGGTGGTATCCTTGCCTACGAAAAAGTGAAAAGTACTGTTGCAGAGACGGGTGAAGTGTTTGAAGATCTTATAGCAGAAGTTCAGGCTGAAATTGCTGAGGAGCAATCTCAACAAGTTCTCGACCCCGACTCGGCATCATCCAATCCTGAAGCCAACTAA
- the mgtE gene encoding magnesium transporter, with the protein MSGNSSPNPSVSNPLVSRKELRQLVRSELKILLEEGYLEAAKTVLMPVQPADIAEAIEGLPEKIQAIAFRLLPKDKAIEVYEYLDSSVQQALIEDFKRQDVIDIVDKMSPDDRARLFDELPAKVVRRLLEHMTPQQRQSTALLLGYKPDTAGRIMTPEYVSLKEEWTVEQAFESIRRLAPTSETIYSLYVTDALHRLTGHLSLRTLVMAQPEQTIGEIMERHLIFVHTDTPQEEVARLLQRYDFLAVPVVDTENRLVGIVTVDDAIDILHEKTTQDIHALGGVQSRGDRYFRSSLMGMVRQRALWLIIVLLTTALASIIIKGQEALIERVVVLAAFIPLLNDTAGDIGCQSSTVVIRGLNTEAIRDRGVLWVVYREAVAGTLLGLVLGLGAVIWAYFFQGNFLIALIVGISLLFLSIFSTVAGAALPFLFAFLGFDPAMMSAPFITTIADVLGVLVYFYIADLVLQL; encoded by the coding sequence TTGAGTGGAAATTCCAGTCCTAATCCATCTGTCTCCAACCCCTTAGTCTCTCGCAAGGAACTGCGGCAGTTAGTTCGCTCCGAACTAAAAATCCTACTTGAAGAAGGATACTTAGAAGCTGCTAAAACAGTACTAATGCCTGTACAGCCCGCAGATATTGCTGAGGCGATTGAGGGATTGCCAGAAAAAATTCAGGCGATCGCGTTTCGTTTACTTCCCAAAGACAAGGCGATCGAGGTTTACGAGTATCTCGATTCTAGCGTCCAGCAAGCATTGATCGAAGACTTCAAGCGACAGGATGTCATCGATATCGTGGACAAAATGTCGCCCGACGATCGCGCTAGATTATTTGACGAACTACCTGCAAAAGTCGTCCGCCGTCTGCTAGAACACATGACTCCCCAGCAGAGGCAATCAACGGCTTTGCTGTTGGGTTACAAACCCGATACGGCGGGTCGCATCATGACCCCAGAATACGTCTCCCTAAAAGAAGAGTGGACGGTAGAGCAAGCTTTTGAGTCGATTCGCCGCCTAGCGCCGACTAGCGAAACGATTTATTCTCTCTACGTCACCGATGCGCTGCATCGCTTAACCGGACATCTCTCCCTGCGAACTTTGGTGATGGCTCAACCAGAACAAACCATCGGCGAAATAATGGAACGCCATCTTATCTTTGTTCACACCGATACGCCTCAAGAAGAAGTTGCCCGCTTGCTGCAACGCTATGATTTTCTGGCCGTACCCGTAGTCGATACAGAGAATCGCTTAGTAGGAATTGTAACCGTTGACGACGCGATCGATATTCTGCACGAAAAAACGACACAAGACATTCATGCTCTTGGCGGCGTTCAATCGCGGGGCGATCGCTATTTTCGCAGTTCTCTAATGGGGATGGTTCGCCAACGCGCTCTCTGGCTAATTATCGTCCTTTTGACCACTGCCCTCGCTAGCATTATTATCAAAGGGCAGGAAGCACTGATAGAGAGAGTGGTTGTCCTGGCTGCCTTTATCCCCCTCTTGAATGATACGGCAGGCGACATCGGCTGTCAGTCTTCTACCGTCGTGATTCGGGGGTTAAATACCGAAGCTATTCGCGATCGCGGCGTTCTCTGGGTAGTCTACCGGGAAGCCGTAGCAGGAACTTTGCTGGGCTTGGTATTGGGGCTAGGAGCGGTTATCTGGGCTTACTTTTTCCAGGGAAATTTTCTTATCGCACTGATTGTCGGAATTAGCCTTTTGTTTCTCTCCATTTTCTCAACAGTTGCTGGAGCTGCCCTGCCATTCCTCTTCGCTTTTTTAGGTTTCGATCCGGCGATGATGTCTGCTCCATTTATTACCACAATTGCTGATGTTTTAGGCGTTCTTGTTTATTTTTACATAGCCGACCTAGTTTTGCAATTGTAA